TTATCAGCAATCCACCCAGCAAGGCCGATATGATCTGGGTGTAAATGTGTCACAATGACACCACATATTGGAGAATCTAGCTGAGCGAATATTGTTTCCCAGAGCGCCTTGGTTTTTGATGTACCTAAGCCTGTATCAACAACCACCCACCCATTTTCAGCGCGTATAAGGTACAAGTTGATGTGGTCAAGCTCAAATGGAAGCGGCATTGTTAACCACAATACGCCGTCAACAATTTCAATTAACTGACCCGGCTCAACTTGTTCGTCGAAAAGGTATTTCATCTTCCTGTCCATCTATAACGGTGCACACACTATATAAGTGTTCTATCGCGTCAATCGTATAAAGACAAACGTATCTGCCGAATAGAGATCTATAGGAGTCGGTGATAGCAAAGGGTATACTTAGAAACATATACACATATTTGCCTTTTGAAATACATTCTCTGCATTACACGACATGTCAAAACCGCTAATAAAACAGGGCTTCATTTTGAGCAAGGGCACGTTTACTCGTTCGGGAAAAGTGCATGTGGAATTATGGGTAAAGACAGACACAACAACAGTAAGGCTGATATCTGAGCCTCAGCAGCCCGTTTGCTTTGTTGCAACCACACAACAAGACGACTTATTGGCAGTATTGGACACACTCCAGAAACACATAACCTTTTCAGACGATGGTTTCACAACGTTAGAGCAAGTTGCAGTTGTAACCGTTAAAGCTGACACAGAAAGCCGCATGCATCAGCTAAGACAAATCGCAAAGCAAGTTGGGGTGACGCTCTACGAAGCCGATATTCGTGTTGCAGATAGGTTTCTAATGGAACGCTTTGTCTATGGCGCGATTGAATTTCTTAGCCCAAGTGACCGTAAATCTGCATCGTCACCCGTTACCATTGAAAATGCGCAAATTAGACCCGGTAACTACCGCCCTACTTTCTCTTCTCTTAGCATCGATATTGAGTGTGACGAGCATGAGACACTTTTCAGCATTGCGCTAGCAGGCGACGGCCTTAGCGAAGTGATACTGAAAAGGCCTGATACTTTGAATAGCGACATTGAATTAAGTACCGCGCAAACAGATTACACGTTAACCGTTGTTGATGATGAAGCGACGTTGCTTGAACACTTTTTTCAACGACTTAGCGCTTTCGACCCCGATATTATTCTAGGTTGGAACGTCAAACAGTTTGATATGGCTGTGATTGCAAGACGTGCCAAATATAACAAACTGCCCTTTGCAATCGGTAGGCATGACAGAGAAGCCTCGGTAAGAGAGTGGGAAGACCAAACGATTGTAGATGTGCCAGGCAGGGCTGTTGTTGATGGTATAGAGTCGCTTAAGACAATGACTTATCAATTTGAGTCTTTCTCACTTGATCATGTATCAGAAGTACTATTGGGCGAAAACAAGCTTATCCAAGATCACAATAAACTTGAAGCAATCAAACAACTCTATCAAAACGATCCGATTGCCCTTGCTAACTACAACTTTAAAGACACGGTGTTAGTTAATCAAATACAGCACGCGACCCAGTTTATCGATTTTCTTGCACTTAGAGGCACGCTAACAGGTTTAGATATAAGCCGTCCGGGAGGCTCTGTCGCAGCCTTTCTCAATGTTTATTTGCCCAAATTACACCGAGAACGCTATGTAGCTGGTGTTCGCCCTGAAAATGGTGGGCTTGCCAGCCCAGGCGGCTATGTGATGCATTCGAAACCTGGATTGTATCAAGACGTTTTGGTACTGGATTTTAAAAGCCTATACCCCTCTATAATTCGAACATTTAAAATCGATCCATTGGGGTTAGCAGAAGGTCTCAAGCACCCCGCTAGCGCAATTGAGGGCTTTAAGGGCGCTGTATTTAGTCGCGACAAACACTTTCTCCCAGATATCATTGAAAACCTTTGGCGTCAGCGTGATGAGGCGAAAAAACAAAATGACGCGCCCCGTTCCCAAGCCATTAAAATACTTATGAATTCATTTTATGGTGTATTAGGTAGTGGAGGATGTCCTTTTTACGACCCCCGGCTAGCCAGTTCAATTACCCTGCGCGGTCACGAAATTATGCAAACCACTGCACGCTGGATAGAAGAACTGGGGTATACCGTTATTTATGGGGATACCGATTCAACTTTTGTGCACGTTGAAGGCAATAATGCATTTGGTACTCCGAAAGAGACAGGAAAGCAGCTTGCTGGGCTTATCAATAAAAAGTGGCGTGAACTTCTGCGTTCGCAATTTCACATTGAGTGCCATTTAGAAATTGAATTTGAATCACATTTCTCGACCTTTTTTATGCCAACAATACGCGGCTCTTCTCAAGGCAGCAAAAAACGTTATTCCGGTTTAAAGAGTGAAGTAATTGATGGAGTAGAAACGAATACGCTCATATTTAAAGGCCTGGAAAATGTACGTTCAGATTGGACAGAGCTTGCCAAGAACTTTCAATACACTTTGTATCAGAAGGTGTTTAACAAAGAGCCGGTTAAAAATTATATTGAGCACACATTAGCTGACATTCGACAGGGAAACGTAGATGCGTTGCTTGTTTATAAGAAACGACTGAGAAAGCCATTGTCATCGTATGTAAAGTCTATACCTCCTCATGTAAAAGCAGCCAGACTAGCAGATGCACTTTATAAAGAACGAGGAGAACCATTACGATTCCAGAACAATACAACAATACCTTACGTAATAACGGTGCAAGGGCCTCAAACGACAGACACAGTTTCCGCCCCTTTAGATTACGAGCACTATATTGAAAAGCAAATTAAACCCATTGCAGATAGTATATTGCCGTTGATTGGCTCAGATTTCGACAAGCTCACTAATCAACAGCTAAACCTGTTCTGAATCATTCTTGTTTGTATGAACATCTTTCAAATGTTGTTACGTATTAACATACCGCCATTATAAGCCCACCAGTTAAAAAACTAGCAATATCTATAATATTCAATTAGATACACCATTGGCACAACTAGTGAATAGTCTTTCGTTGTGTAGTAATGAGCAATTGATCGCTCACATTTATTCTCAAATAGAAGGATTTACATTATGAAGACTACAAAACTTAGTACGATCATGAGTGCAGTATTGGCAGCAACTATTTCATCTACAGCGTTTGCTGGCCATCATGAAACAAAGGTTGATACTAGCTTTAATGCTATGGACACAAATAGCGATGGTTTCATTGTCGCTTCTGAGGTTGAAGGCACACTTGAAGCCAAAACGTTAGCAATGATGGATACAGATGGCGACAACATGGTTAATCGTAATGAGTTTTCTATATTCGTTGATGAAAAGCCGTCTATGTTCAGCGATGAAATTATTACTAAAGTTAAGACTACCAGTACCACAGATGCGGTGTTGATTAAACGCGGCGATGTAGCGTTAATGGAAAAAGCAGATGGTGAGATGATCTCTGAAAAAAATAAAGAGCTTCGTACCGAAATGTCAGCGATGGCCGATGATCGATTTACGCAGATTGATACCAACAGCGACGGTAAACTAACGACTAAAGAGATCGAAGTTGCAGAAATCCAAGGTGACTTTGATGAAATGGATGACAACGATGACCAAGTAATCACGCGAATGGAATATCGTGCCTATTTTGAAGAAATTGAATCGGAATAGCTTTTACTTCGCTACTAAACGTCATAAAGCAAAAAACCCGCCGTAAGGCGGGTTTCTTTAATTAGGACCTGGCAGTGTCCTACTCTCACATGGGGAAGCCCCACACTACCATCGGCGCTAATACGTTTCACTTCTGAGTTCGGAATGGAGTCAGGTGGTACCGTATCGCTATGGCTGCCAGGAAAAACTGGTAACAATCTAGAAAACTGGATATCAATTCAATCGTGAGTAACTACTTTTCACTCTACTTTCTGCTCATTTTTCAGAGCTTAGCTTGTCTACAACACTCAAAAGCCTAAAGCTTCTTGGGCGTTGTATGGTTAAGCCTCTCGGGCAATTAGTACAGGTTAGCTTAACGCCTTACAACGCTTCCACACCCTGCCTATCAACGTCATCGTCTATAACAACCCTTCCAGAACTTAAAGTTCAGGGATGACTCATCTTTGGGCCGGCTTCCCGCTTAGATGCTTTCAGCGGTTATCCGTTCCGAACATAGCTACCGGGCAATGCCATTGGCATGACAACCCGAACACCAGCGGTTCGTCCACTCCGGTCCTCTCGTACTAGGAGCAGCTCCCATCAATCATCCAACGCCCACACCAGATAGGGACCGAACTGTCTCACGACGTTCTAAACCCAGCTCGCGTACCACTTTAAATGGCGAACAGCCATACCCTTGGGACCGACTTCAGCCCCAGGATGTGATGAGCCGACATCGAGGTGCCAAACACCGCCGTCGATATGAACTCTTGGGCGGTATCAGCCTGTTATCCCCGGAGTACCTTTTATCCGTTGAGCGATGGCCCTTCCATACAGAACCACCGGATCACTATGACCTACTTTCGTACCTGCTCGACGTGTCTGTCTCGCAGTTAAGCTAGCTTATGCCATTGCACTAACCTCACGATGTCCGACCGTGATTAGCTAACCTTCGTGCTCCTCCGTTACTATTTGGGAGGAGACCGCCCCAGTCAAACTACCCACCAGACACTGTCCACAACCCCGATAAGGGGCCAATGTTAGAACATCAAACATACAAGGGTGGTATTTCAAGGACGGCTCCACACAATCTAGCGACTGTGCTTCAAAGCCTCCCACCTATCCTACACATGTAGGTTCAATGTTCAGTGCCAAGCTGTAGTAAAGGTTCACGGGGTCTTTCCGTCTAGGTGCGGGTACACAGCATCTTCACTGCGATTTCAATTTCACTGAGTCTCGGGTGGAGACAGCGTGGCCATGGTTACACCATTCGTGCAGGTCGGAACTTACCCGACAAGGAATTTCGCTACCTTAGGACCGTTATAGTTACGGCCGCCGTTTACCGGGGCTTCGATCAAGAGCTTCGCATACGCTAACCCCATCAATTAACCTTCCGGCACCGGGCAGGTGTCACACCCTATACGTCCTCTTACGAGTTTGCAGAGTGCTGTGTTTTTAATAAACAGTCCCAGCCACCTGGTCACTGCGGCCCCCATCTGCTTACCGCGCAAGGCGTTCACAAACAGGGGCGTACCTTCTCCCGAAGTTACGGTACAATTTTGCCGAGTTCCTTCACCCGAGTTCTCTCAAGCGCCTTAGTATTCTCTACCTGACCACCTGTGTCGGTTTGGGGTACGGTTCACATAATCATAAGTTTAGAAGCTTTTCCTGGAAGCAGGGCATCAACAACTTCACTACCGTAGTAGCTCGTCTCGCGTCTCAGCTTTAAGAACCCGGATTTACCTAAGTTCTCGGCCTACTCGCTTTCACTTGGACAACCAACGCCAAGCTTGCCTAGCCTTCTCCGTCCCTCCATCACTGATTATATAAGTACGGGAATATTAACCCGTTTCCCATCGACTACGCATTTCTGCCTCGCCTTAGGGGCCGACTTACCCTGCCCTGATTAGCATGGGACAGGAAACCTTGGTCTTCCGGCGTGGGAGTTTTTCACTCCCATTATCGTTACTCATGTCAGCATTCGCACTTGTGATATGTCCAGCAAGCTTTACAACTCACCTTCATCCACTTACACAACGCTCCCCTACCCAGCATGTAAACATGCTGCCGCAGCTTCGGTATATTGCTTAGCCCCGTTACATCTTCCGCGCAGGCCGACTCGACTAGTGAGCTATTACGCTTTCTTTAAAGGGTGGCTGCTTCTAAGCCAACCTCCTAGCTGTCTATGCCTTCCCACATCGTTTCCCACTTAGCAATATTTTGGGACCTTAGCTGGCGGTCTGGGTTGTTTCCCTCTCCACGACGGACGTTAGCACCCGCCGTGTGTCTCCCGGAT
The DNA window shown above is from Alteromonas sp. KC3 and carries:
- a CDS encoding DNA polymerase II; protein product: MSKPLIKQGFILSKGTFTRSGKVHVELWVKTDTTTVRLISEPQQPVCFVATTQQDDLLAVLDTLQKHITFSDDGFTTLEQVAVVTVKADTESRMHQLRQIAKQVGVTLYEADIRVADRFLMERFVYGAIEFLSPSDRKSASSPVTIENAQIRPGNYRPTFSSLSIDIECDEHETLFSIALAGDGLSEVILKRPDTLNSDIELSTAQTDYTLTVVDDEATLLEHFFQRLSAFDPDIILGWNVKQFDMAVIARRAKYNKLPFAIGRHDREASVREWEDQTIVDVPGRAVVDGIESLKTMTYQFESFSLDHVSEVLLGENKLIQDHNKLEAIKQLYQNDPIALANYNFKDTVLVNQIQHATQFIDFLALRGTLTGLDISRPGGSVAAFLNVYLPKLHRERYVAGVRPENGGLASPGGYVMHSKPGLYQDVLVLDFKSLYPSIIRTFKIDPLGLAEGLKHPASAIEGFKGAVFSRDKHFLPDIIENLWRQRDEAKKQNDAPRSQAIKILMNSFYGVLGSGGCPFYDPRLASSITLRGHEIMQTTARWIEELGYTVIYGDTDSTFVHVEGNNAFGTPKETGKQLAGLINKKWRELLRSQFHIECHLEIEFESHFSTFFMPTIRGSSQGSKKRYSGLKSEVIDGVETNTLIFKGLENVRSDWTELAKNFQYTLYQKVFNKEPVKNYIEHTLADIRQGNVDALLVYKKRLRKPLSSYVKSIPPHVKAARLADALYKERGEPLRFQNNTTIPYVITVQGPQTTDTVSAPLDYEHYIEKQIKPIADSILPLIGSDFDKLTNQQLNLF